In one Balaenoptera musculus isolate JJ_BM4_2016_0621 chromosome 2, mBalMus1.pri.v3, whole genome shotgun sequence genomic region, the following are encoded:
- the LOC118889362 gene encoding basic proline-rich protein-like, with product MTKTRALAPAEALGPIHLCRESRRIWGTRTSRRHTGDAFSGRRPVGAARHSRGRRGDVSLRVPRPQRVAARVRTSLRPGTGRCAGVGAPLPATRGPGGGGGRAHPRPALPARPLGTGNVSLPGSGAAPAGAGDRRKGGSECVGLSPPSPASSHPHRSLPPPPPPPPPPTWPPPLRQRREARFQASGSQPARSAELAVCLPSPFPRFARPPRGPTCSFPVTSVGARWWVWPAPRRRGGGASEREGRERVPV from the exons ATGAccaa AACCAGAGCCTTGGCACCAGCAGAAGCCCTTGGGCCCATCCACCTCTGCCGAGAATCCAGACGAATTTGG GGTACGAGGACTTCGCGCAGGCACACGGGGGACGCTTTCTCTGGGAGGAGGCCCGTGGGAGCGGCGCGGCACAGCCGGGGGCGCCGCGGCGACGTGAGTCTCCGGGTTCCCAGGCCCCAGCGCGTCGCTGCGCGCGTCCGGACCAGCCTCCGCCCGGGGACAGGGCGCTGCGCGGGCGTTGGTGCGCCGCTGCCTGCGACCCGGGgcccgggaggaggaggagggcgggcGCACCCCCGCCCCGCGCTCCCCGCGCGACCTTTGGGTACCGGGAACGTCAGTCTGCCTGGGAGTGGGGCTGCACCGGCCGGGGCAGGAGACAGGAGGAAGGGGGGCAGTGAGTGCGTGGGTTTGAGCCCTCCCAGCCCCGCGTCCTCTCACCCccaccgctccctccccccgccgccgccgccgccgccgccgcccaccTGGCCGCCCCCGCTGCGGCAGCGGCGCGAGGCTCGCTTCCAGGCCTCCGGGTCGCAGCCCGCGCGGTCTGCGGAGCTTGCCGTGTGtctgccctcccccttcccccgctTCGCCCGCCCTCCCCGGGGCCCAACGTGCTCGTTCCCTGTCACTTCGGTCGGGGCGCGCTGGTGGGTTTGGCCTGCGCCGCGGCGGCGAGGCGGGGGAGCGAGTGAGCGCGAGGGGCGGGAGCGAGTGCCTGTGTGA